The following are encoded in a window of Brevibacillus sp. DP1.3A genomic DNA:
- the sigJ gene encoding RNA polymerase sigma factor SigJ produces the protein MAVNMEDVYREYKSLLFSLAYRMTGSVTEAEDIVQDTFLALAGTDIQDIHHVKSYLCKAVTNRCLDLLKSARWKREQYVGEWLPEPMLDASETNDPLQTVIAEEAVSYGLLVLLENLPSTLRAVFVLRTALDYEYSEIAAMLEMTEVNCRKKFSIARKKLSEAGYQAIVPQPNRTSSLVEQLMQAISKSDAKSLIGLLTKDAVFVSDGGGKVRAAIHPIFSDERITAFWMGVWPRWASHATMQIRSINGQDGIAVYSEGQLKMIIQIRMNEEEDRIARLYMMVNPDKLAHLQKENR, from the coding sequence ATGGCAGTGAACATGGAGGATGTTTATCGGGAGTATAAATCATTACTGTTTTCCCTTGCGTACCGGATGACTGGTTCGGTAACGGAAGCGGAGGACATTGTTCAGGATACTTTTCTTGCATTGGCAGGTACCGACATCCAAGACATTCACCATGTAAAAAGCTATCTGTGCAAAGCTGTGACCAATCGCTGTCTGGACTTATTAAAATCAGCCCGTTGGAAGCGAGAGCAGTATGTAGGGGAATGGTTGCCGGAGCCGATGCTGGACGCTTCAGAAACCAATGATCCCCTGCAAACTGTGATTGCCGAAGAAGCAGTCTCGTATGGCTTGCTTGTTCTCTTGGAGAATCTACCGTCGACGCTACGTGCCGTTTTTGTGCTCCGAACGGCACTCGACTACGAATACAGTGAAATTGCCGCGATGCTCGAAATGACCGAAGTAAATTGCCGTAAGAAGTTTAGCATTGCGAGAAAAAAGCTGTCTGAAGCAGGATACCAGGCGATCGTCCCTCAGCCGAATCGGACTTCGAGCTTGGTAGAACAGCTGATGCAGGCCATCTCCAAGTCAGATGCGAAGTCGTTGATCGGACTTTTGACAAAAGATGCTGTGTTTGTCAGCGATGGTGGCGGGAAAGTCCGTGCGGCAATTCATCCCATCTTCTCAGATGAGCGGATTACTGCCTTCTGGATGGGGGTATGGCCGAGGTGGGCTTCACATGCTACCATGCAGATTCGCTCGATCAATGGCCAAGATGGAATCGCCGTCTACTCCGAAGGTCAGCTGAAAATGATCATCCAGATCAGGATGAATGAAGAGGAAGACCGCATTGCACGCTTGTATATGATGGTCAATCCAGATAAGCTTGCACATTTACAAAAAGAAAATAGATGA
- a CDS encoding pyridoxamine 5'-phosphate oxidase family protein, giving the protein MIPIRYSKRTITDQEQIDQFLQVAKVGHLGLSNEIEPYILPLNFAWWNGCIYFHGADSGRKIEMINGNNRVCFSVCEEYGTIASPVPAHIDTAYMSVFIAGTIERVSEPEEMRDAMQSMIDKYVPGYYSEPLPLQHVIKYRSSMGSTTAIFRITPTVLTAKGNPLSEEEQFYPGRKVEMDV; this is encoded by the coding sequence ATGATACCAATTCGTTATTCCAAGCGTACCATTACTGATCAGGAGCAAATTGACCAGTTCTTGCAAGTGGCAAAAGTCGGCCATCTCGGCTTGTCCAATGAAATCGAGCCGTACATCCTTCCTTTAAATTTTGCTTGGTGGAATGGCTGTATTTATTTTCACGGCGCGGATTCTGGCAGAAAAATCGAGATGATTAATGGCAACAACCGTGTATGCTTCAGTGTCTGCGAGGAGTACGGCACAATCGCCTCACCTGTGCCTGCCCATATCGATACGGCTTATATGAGTGTGTTTATCGCTGGGACCATTGAGCGTGTTTCTGAACCTGAGGAGATGCGCGATGCGATGCAATCCATGATCGACAAGTACGTCCCCGGCTACTATTCAGAACCGTTGCCTTTGCAGCATGTCATCAAGTATCGTTCCTCGATGGGCAGTACAACCGCCATCTTCCGGATTACGCCTACGGTGCTGACCGCCAAAGGTAATCCACTTTCCGAAGAGGAGCAGTTCTATCCAGGCAGAAAAGTCGAGATGGATGTATAG
- a CDS encoding superoxide dismutase, whose translation MAHQLPALPYAHNALEPHIDAQTMEIHHGRHHATYVNNLNAALEAHADLQGKSIEELISNLDALPESIRTAVRNNGGGHANHTLFWEIMSPNGGGAPTGELADAINAAFGSLDNFKAEFAKAATTRFGSGWAWLTAEGGKVAISSTPNQDSPIMEGKTPILGLDVWEHAYYLNYQNKRPDYIGAFWNVVNWDEVSKRFAAAK comes from the coding sequence ATGGCACATCAACTTCCTGCATTGCCTTATGCACACAACGCTTTGGAACCACATATCGACGCGCAAACCATGGAAATCCATCACGGACGCCACCATGCTACTTATGTTAACAACCTGAATGCAGCTCTGGAAGCACACGCTGACCTGCAAGGTAAAAGCATTGAAGAGCTGATCAGCAATCTGGATGCTCTGCCTGAGTCCATCCGCACTGCTGTTCGCAACAACGGTGGAGGCCATGCGAACCACACACTGTTCTGGGAAATCATGAGCCCGAATGGCGGCGGCGCACCAACTGGTGAACTGGCTGACGCAATCAACGCGGCTTTCGGAAGCCTTGACAACTTCAAAGCAGAATTCGCAAAAGCAGCTACTACTCGCTTCGGTTCCGGATGGGCTTGGCTGACTGCAGAAGGCGGAAAAGTAGCAATCAGCTCTACTCCTAACCAAGACAGCCCAATCATGGAAGGTAAAACACCTATCCTTGGTCTGGACGTTTGGGAGCATGCTTACTACCTGAACTACCAAAACAAACGCCCTGACTACATCGGTGCGTTCTGGAACGTTGTAAACTGGGATGAAGTTAGCAAGCGTTTCGCAGCAGCGAAGTAA
- a CDS encoding carboxymuconolactone decarboxylase family protein, with amino-acid sequence MQARFNHRAANPEAYQTMLKLESFVNESGLDKKLIELIKIRASQINGCAFCMDMHTQDARKLGETEQRIYLLSLWRESAVYTEAERAVLALTEAVTVITANGVSEELYQQVREHFDENQYVALIMAINTINSWNRIAISTGMSAPYNK; translated from the coding sequence ATGCAAGCTAGATTCAATCATCGTGCAGCAAATCCTGAGGCGTATCAAACCATGCTCAAGCTGGAAAGTTTCGTGAATGAGAGCGGCTTGGACAAAAAACTGATTGAGCTGATCAAAATTCGTGCTTCCCAAATCAACGGCTGCGCTTTTTGCATGGATATGCATACGCAAGATGCGCGCAAACTCGGTGAAACTGAGCAACGCATTTATTTACTCAGCCTATGGAGAGAATCCGCGGTTTACACAGAGGCAGAGCGGGCCGTTCTTGCTTTGACAGAAGCGGTCACTGTCATCACGGCTAACGGTGTTTCGGAAGAGCTCTACCAGCAGGTACGCGAGCATTTTGACGAGAACCAGTACGTTGCCCTGATTATGGCGATCAATACAATCAACAGCTGGAACCGAATCGCGATTTCGACAGGAATGAGTGCTCCGTATAATAAGTAA
- a CDS encoding TSUP family transporter yields the protein MEMDLSTIVLLAVFGFIAAFIDSTVGGGGLISLPALLGLGMPPYLALGTNKLAGTISSATSSYTFIKNGKFDKKLMLILFPVSLIGAYFGAKTVLFVPQEFLKILVVIMMALIFVYTLFNKRFGQDSNYKGLTKFTLGIGIPFTFLIGFYDGFFGPGTGSFFVFLMVLLFGYDFVIAAGNGRILNLASNISALFVFTMEGKVVFMTGLIMGIAMLLGANLGAKMAIKTGVRYVRPLFLVVSITLIVKMVYELIFTA from the coding sequence GTGGAAATGGACTTATCAACGATCGTACTTCTCGCTGTCTTTGGATTCATTGCAGCATTCATCGACAGTACTGTTGGTGGAGGCGGACTCATCTCCCTCCCCGCCCTACTCGGTCTCGGAATGCCACCGTACCTTGCTCTTGGCACGAACAAATTGGCTGGCACAATTTCATCTGCCACCAGCTCCTACACCTTTATCAAGAATGGTAAATTTGACAAGAAGCTCATGCTGATCTTATTTCCCGTCTCCCTGATCGGCGCCTATTTCGGAGCGAAAACAGTTCTGTTCGTTCCCCAGGAGTTTTTGAAGATCCTTGTCGTTATCATGATGGCACTCATTTTTGTTTACACTCTTTTCAACAAACGTTTTGGTCAAGATTCCAACTACAAAGGGCTGACCAAATTTACGCTCGGCATCGGGATTCCTTTTACCTTTTTAATCGGATTTTACGATGGATTTTTCGGGCCCGGAACCGGTTCGTTCTTTGTTTTTCTGATGGTGCTTTTGTTTGGCTATGATTTTGTGATTGCAGCCGGCAATGGACGAATTTTGAATCTGGCCAGTAACATTTCTGCGCTGTTTGTCTTCACAATGGAGGGCAAGGTCGTTTTCATGACTGGTCTCATCATGGGGATCGCGATGCTGTTAGGTGCTAACCTTGGTGCCAAAATGGCCATCAAAACAGGAGTACGTTATGTCCGTCCGTTGTTCTTGGTCGTATCTATTACCTTGATTGTGAAGATGGTGTATGAGTTGATTTTTACAGCTTGA
- a CDS encoding MFS transporter, producing the protein MLTVFIEYKLDTEKRSHALRLLTSMAERMKAMGARQYRSMEGLDQPGLFVETFEVETVHVYEEIKANRLADQNFCDCISGGAAKLHVWAFRPAELG; encoded by the coding sequence ATGTTAACGGTTTTCATTGAATACAAGCTGGATACTGAAAAACGGAGTCACGCTCTGCGATTGCTCACCTCGATGGCTGAGCGAATGAAAGCGATGGGGGCACGTCAGTATCGCTCAATGGAGGGCTTGGATCAGCCCGGTCTTTTTGTCGAAACGTTTGAGGTCGAGACTGTTCACGTATACGAAGAAATCAAGGCAAACCGATTAGCAGATCAAAACTTTTGCGACTGTATTTCCGGCGGAGCTGCGAAACTGCATGTGTGGGCGTTTCGTCCCGCGGAACTGGGATGA
- a CDS encoding 2-isopropylmalate synthase, whose product MTKRIHIFDTTLRDGEQAPGASLSPEQKIVIAKHLADLGVDVIEPGFPIASPGDFMAVQRISQEVHGVEICGFARAVKEDIDAAVRATQAAERRRLHMFLSSSSIHLDFQLRKSREQVIKIAREMIAYGKQFVDRIEFSPMDATRTGDEFLFEMIEAAIEEGATIINIPDTVGYALPEEYGAMFTRVMKNVRGSDKVEFSAHCHNDLGLAVANSLAAIRAGVTQVEVTVNGVGERAGNCSLEELVMAIETRKEALDAETGIRPEHIYTTSQKVSRAMSFPIAFNKPIVGRNAFQHEAGIHQDGLLKERSTYEIMDPESLGVPRNMIILGKHSGRHAIKHRVNEFGIQLTDEQMETLYVQFKELADKQKVVQDHQLLELVGHTVNAVLEPFTLVNAQVLTGTSGSRMASCTITNNVTGEEQAYSGTGEGPVEALVAGIKQALPFDVEFTDMELYSLSSGEHATGEAIVTVSANGSHFKGVAEHRDVLMAVAQAFMAASNQAVRDHQAKVVTAGAN is encoded by the coding sequence ATGACAAAACGAATCCATATTTTTGATACAACACTGCGTGACGGAGAGCAAGCGCCAGGAGCGTCTCTTTCGCCTGAGCAAAAAATCGTGATAGCGAAGCATTTGGCAGACCTCGGCGTGGATGTCATTGAACCGGGCTTCCCAATCGCAAGCCCTGGTGACTTCATGGCGGTGCAACGTATTTCACAAGAGGTGCACGGCGTAGAGATCTGTGGCTTTGCTCGTGCGGTGAAAGAGGACATTGATGCTGCCGTTCGGGCTACACAAGCGGCAGAGCGTCGCAGACTCCACATGTTCCTGTCATCCTCCAGCATTCATCTGGACTTCCAACTTCGCAAGTCGAGAGAGCAAGTGATTAAGATTGCCCGCGAAATGATTGCGTACGGCAAACAGTTTGTAGACCGGATCGAATTTTCTCCGATGGATGCAACTCGTACAGGCGATGAGTTTTTGTTTGAGATGATCGAAGCGGCAATTGAAGAAGGGGCAACCATTATTAACATCCCCGATACAGTAGGGTACGCACTTCCAGAAGAATACGGGGCCATGTTCACTCGTGTCATGAAAAACGTTCGTGGTAGCGACAAGGTAGAGTTCAGTGCACACTGCCACAATGACCTGGGACTCGCGGTTGCAAACAGTTTGGCTGCGATTCGTGCGGGGGTCACCCAAGTCGAGGTAACGGTCAATGGGGTCGGTGAGCGAGCAGGGAACTGCTCCTTGGAAGAGCTGGTGATGGCAATTGAGACGCGCAAAGAAGCATTGGATGCCGAGACTGGCATCAGACCGGAGCACATTTACACCACTTCACAAAAAGTGAGCCGTGCCATGAGCTTCCCGATTGCTTTCAACAAACCAATTGTGGGTCGCAATGCCTTTCAGCATGAAGCGGGAATTCATCAGGACGGTCTCTTAAAAGAGCGCAGCACCTACGAAATCATGGATCCGGAGAGCTTGGGTGTGCCTCGCAACATGATCATTCTCGGAAAGCACTCCGGCCGCCATGCGATCAAGCACCGCGTAAACGAATTCGGGATACAGCTGACCGATGAGCAGATGGAAACACTGTACGTCCAATTTAAAGAACTGGCTGACAAGCAAAAAGTTGTCCAGGATCATCAGCTGCTTGAGCTGGTAGGACATACCGTAAACGCGGTACTGGAGCCATTCACACTGGTCAATGCGCAAGTGCTCACTGGCACATCCGGAAGTCGTATGGCTTCCTGCACCATTACGAACAATGTGACAGGAGAAGAACAAGCATACTCTGGCACCGGAGAAGGACCTGTTGAGGCATTGGTGGCAGGCATCAAGCAGGCACTGCCGTTTGACGTGGAGTTTACGGACATGGAGCTGTATTCATTGTCGTCGGGAGAGCATGCGACAGGCGAAGCGATCGTGACGGTCAGCGCCAACGGAAGTCATTTTAAAGGAGTTGCCGAGCATCGAGATGTACTGATGGCAGTCGCGCAGGCGTTTATGGCGGCGAGCAATCAGGCGGTGCGTGATCATCAGGCCAAAGTTGTAACAGCTGGGGCTAACTAG
- a CDS encoding metal-dependent hydrolase: MDTATHFAMGFGLAGLAYLDPVVASTPSLAVAVMIGTVIGSQAPDLDGLVRLRGTAAYIRNHRGVSHSVPALFLWTGAIFVLIQAMMPQPHWLHLLGWIFLAVCLHVFVDLFNSYGTKGLYPFRDKWVALNAIFIFDPFIFAAHLVGFMLWAAGAHPGHVFLWIYVIIAGYYYWRCQAQRRTTELVRQRIGKAGTFTIIPTLSWTYWTFVAKTEQHWYVGEVISGDVVILDTFSIKPENERIAAAKKSYKVQSFLAFTHHVHVETKERSFGYEVKWIDLRYRSRFQGKSHYMFVAVVYLNFDLTIRDSFVGWIHHGEEQLTKKLDSKRS; this comes from the coding sequence ATGGATACAGCCACACATTTTGCCATGGGCTTTGGATTGGCCGGGCTCGCCTATCTTGATCCTGTCGTAGCTTCTACTCCGTCACTTGCAGTGGCCGTCATGATTGGTACGGTCATTGGCTCGCAGGCACCTGATTTGGATGGCTTAGTCCGTCTTCGTGGTACCGCTGCCTACATTCGCAACCACCGAGGTGTTTCTCACTCGGTTCCCGCTTTGTTTCTCTGGACTGGTGCCATTTTCGTTCTCATCCAGGCCATGATGCCACAGCCCCATTGGCTGCATTTGCTCGGCTGGATATTCCTGGCCGTCTGTTTACACGTATTCGTTGACTTGTTCAATTCCTATGGCACAAAGGGCCTGTACCCGTTTCGCGACAAATGGGTGGCGCTCAACGCCATTTTCATTTTCGATCCGTTCATTTTCGCTGCTCATCTCGTCGGCTTTATGCTGTGGGCGGCAGGCGCGCATCCTGGACACGTCTTTTTATGGATATACGTGATCATTGCCGGGTACTACTACTGGCGTTGTCAGGCGCAAAGACGAACGACCGAGCTGGTTCGTCAGCGAATCGGCAAAGCTGGTACCTTCACCATCATCCCTACTCTTTCCTGGACATATTGGACCTTCGTTGCCAAGACAGAGCAGCATTGGTATGTAGGTGAAGTCATTTCGGGGGATGTCGTCATCTTGGACACCTTCTCCATCAAACCGGAAAATGAGCGGATTGCGGCAGCCAAGAAAAGTTACAAAGTCCAGTCCTTCCTCGCCTTTACCCATCATGTACATGTAGAAACAAAGGAGCGCTCCTTTGGCTATGAGGTCAAATGGATTGATCTGCGCTACCGCTCCCGTTTTCAAGGGAAAAGTCACTACATGTTCGTCGCCGTGGTTTACCTCAATTTTGATCTGACCATCCGCGATTCCTTCGTTGGCTGGATCCACCACGGAGAAGAACAGCTCACCAAAAAATTGGATTCCAAACGCTCGTAA
- a CDS encoding dioxygenase, whose product MMPSFFIAHGAPLLAIENNAYTEALNQLPSLLPRKPRAIVIFSAHWEAHDQMVGTMDTFPTIHDFGGFPQALYEIEYPAKGEREVADETIRLLQEAGIPVALNTTRGLDHGHWVVLRHIYPDADIPVVALSVNPNLTVTEQYQIGKALSPLREKDVLILGSGGTVHNFSYMNLRESDSDTFEWAEQFEDWLQTTLTDWNVEDLANYRELAPHAEKAVPAYGTEHFVPLVYVMGAADDERTAKRLHMSIRYGSLSHTLWQFGDTK is encoded by the coding sequence ATGATGCCGTCTTTTTTCATTGCACATGGTGCCCCGTTACTTGCCATAGAAAACAATGCCTATACAGAAGCACTGAACCAATTGCCTAGCCTGCTCCCGCGCAAGCCGCGTGCTATCGTCATATTTTCCGCTCACTGGGAAGCACATGATCAAATGGTAGGAACCATGGACACCTTCCCGACTATTCACGATTTTGGCGGTTTCCCGCAAGCGTTATACGAAATCGAGTACCCGGCAAAAGGAGAGCGCGAAGTAGCGGATGAGACAATCCGACTTCTTCAGGAAGCTGGTATTCCTGTCGCTTTGAACACGACAAGAGGCTTGGATCATGGACACTGGGTTGTTTTGCGCCATATTTATCCGGATGCAGATATTCCCGTTGTTGCCTTATCGGTTAATCCGAATCTGACCGTGACAGAGCAATATCAGATCGGCAAGGCACTCAGTCCACTCCGCGAAAAAGACGTTCTGATCCTCGGCAGTGGCGGAACCGTCCATAATTTTTCCTATATGAACCTGAGAGAGTCCGATAGTGATACTTTTGAGTGGGCTGAGCAATTCGAAGACTGGCTGCAAACAACATTGACTGACTGGAATGTCGAGGACCTCGCCAACTACCGCGAGCTTGCTCCACATGCCGAAAAAGCTGTTCCCGCATATGGAACTGAGCATTTTGTTCCGCTTGTGTACGTCATGGGAGCTGCCGACGATGAACGTACAGCGAAGCGCCTGCATATGAGCATCCGCTATGGAAGTCTCAGTCACACCCTTTGGCAGTTTGGTGATACGAAATAA